In the Flavobacterium sp. 90 genome, GGAGAAGTAACAGCCGTTACATTGCCTGGAGTTGATGGAAGCTTTCAAATATTGAATCACCACGCTCCTATTGTTTCTATTTTAGAAAAAGGAACTATTAAAATTGCAGCGTCAAGTTTCAATTTCCCTAAAGAGGTAGCGAGTAAATTCACGAAAGTAAATGACCAAACCTATACATTAGAGATTACGTCAGGTACTATCGAGATGAAAGACAATAAAATTATTGTATTAGTTGACTAAAACAATTTTAGAATAAATATTAAAAGCCATTCACTAAGTGAATGGCTTTTTTGTTTTTGTTTATTTTGAAGTGATGGTTTTCTATTTTTGTATTATTCCCCAAAAACTGCTGGAAACATATGCGTTTAAAGTTAATCCGGAGATAATTGCGTGATGGATAGAACAAAACAGAAATCGGGAAAATTAAAAGCGTATTTCTCAATATACAAAAGCCTAACATTTACGTTCCTGCTGCCAGATGCTCTGTATAGTTTTAGTTTTCTTTTTTATAAAACAGCCAGTAAGTGGTAAAGCCATCATCGCCATTAGATTTGAGTACTTTCTCATGAAATGAAGCGTTTTTTCTTTTCGTTCATAACGTGTATTATTTTTTCTTTTTGAACAGGATCTGAAATCGCAGTGATTTCCTGATTTCCTTTGTGAAGATCAATAAGAGGAGTTTCTTTTGGAATATTAGAAA is a window encoding:
- a CDS encoding F0F1 ATP synthase subunit epsilon yields the protein MILEIVSPEAKLFSGEVTAVTLPGVDGSFQILNHHAPIVSILEKGTIKIAASSFNFPKEVASKFTKVNDQTYTLEITSGTIEMKDNKIIVLVD